One Sphingobacteruim zhuxiongii DNA window includes the following coding sequences:
- a CDS encoding ATP-binding cassette domain-containing protein, with translation MIEIKDLSKHYNGVQVLNIPELNINEGESIGLVGNNGAGKTTLFSLILDLIQPDFGNVKLKGIQVQGDGGWKQFTTAFIDESFLIGYLSPGEYFYFLGELRGMNKEDVDRFVSQFAEFFNGEVLNRKVYIRDLSKGNQKKVGIIGALIGEPELVILDEPFANLDPTTQFRLKSLLLKLKNEHRVTLLISSHDLSHTVDTADRIIALNKGIIVKDSIKTEETLSELNAFFAVE, from the coding sequence ATGATCGAGATAAAAGATTTGAGTAAGCATTACAATGGAGTTCAGGTGTTAAATATTCCTGAATTGAATATTAATGAAGGAGAGAGTATTGGATTAGTAGGGAATAACGGAGCCGGTAAAACAACCTTATTTAGCTTGATATTGGATTTAATACAGCCTGATTTTGGGAATGTTAAATTAAAAGGTATCCAAGTGCAGGGCGATGGAGGATGGAAGCAATTCACTACCGCATTTATTGATGAGAGTTTCTTGATCGGTTATTTGAGTCCGGGTGAATATTTTTATTTTCTCGGTGAACTTAGAGGTATGAATAAAGAGGATGTCGATCGATTTGTTTCGCAATTTGCAGAGTTTTTTAATGGAGAGGTTCTTAATCGGAAGGTTTATATCCGTGATTTATCAAAGGGTAACCAAAAGAAAGTAGGTATTATCGGTGCATTAATTGGTGAACCGGAATTGGTTATCTTGGATGAGCCATTTGCTAATTTGGATCCAACAACGCAGTTTCGCTTAAAAAGTTTACTTCTGAAATTGAAGAATGAGCATCGAGTTACGCTTCTCATCTCCAGTCATGACTTGTCGCATACGGTGGATACAGCTGACCGTATTATTGCTTTGAATAAAGGCATTATCGTCAAGGATTCGATCAAAACTGAAGAAACGCTAAGTGAATTAAATGCTTTTTTTGCAGTTGAGTGA
- a CDS encoding DUF5687 family protein → MFIRLLVLEWKSFFRSAGFGKGIAVKLLMGFLALYFLTAFFLFGVSLYPLLKKSFPDQEPIQIVNKFLLVWFCLSFVLRLIFQNLPLINSKPLLIQNVSSGAIVHYALLKTIYSFWNLLFLVAIIPFTLFTLKVGDYSGIQMLAWFVGVVGCEFIINYLNLYVSKNFTSNFKKIVPFLLLVLVLYALEHFAVFSVTNLFGAILNLFLLYPFIAIIPLLLVALTYFMLYKNVAQNLYLDAYLQQERKEFKTYDLSWTNRFGAIAPYLQLDLKLLWRAKRAKNVLIVCVVFLGYGLLFYGNDKLSGSSMLIFVGVFLSGIFIINFGQFVPAWDSSYYPLLMSQNMTMRQYLESKAILMYVSVAILAILSTPYLYFGWDIFWINISCAVYNLGINVPLILYFGSMNRKRIDLDNGSAFNYQGMGVAQWLVGIPLLLIPIAVWSVMKATVGLAAANAALVAIGVIGFLLKGPLLNYIATLYTRKKYIMLKGFKEVNN, encoded by the coding sequence ATGTTCATCAGATTATTAGTCTTGGAATGGAAATCATTTTTCCGATCCGCGGGGTTTGGAAAAGGAATTGCCGTTAAATTACTTATGGGCTTTCTCGCGCTCTATTTTCTTACAGCATTTTTCTTATTTGGTGTGTCTCTATATCCTCTCTTAAAAAAATCATTCCCCGATCAGGAGCCAATCCAAATTGTAAATAAGTTCCTGCTAGTTTGGTTTTGCCTAAGTTTCGTTTTACGCCTGATTTTTCAAAATTTGCCTCTGATAAACAGCAAACCTTTGCTAATTCAAAATGTCAGTAGCGGTGCAATTGTTCACTACGCCCTTCTGAAAACTATTTATTCATTTTGGAACTTGTTGTTCTTGGTGGCTATTATTCCTTTCACTTTATTTACTTTAAAAGTCGGAGACTATAGTGGCATTCAAATGTTGGCTTGGTTTGTTGGCGTTGTTGGATGCGAATTCATCATAAATTATTTAAATCTATACGTATCGAAAAATTTCACTTCGAACTTTAAGAAGATAGTACCATTTTTACTATTGGTATTGGTTTTATATGCGTTGGAACATTTTGCTGTCTTTTCGGTTACGAATTTATTTGGCGCAATTCTGAATCTATTTTTATTATATCCGTTTATTGCTATTATCCCATTACTATTGGTCGCTCTAACCTATTTTATGTTATATAAAAATGTAGCACAGAACTTGTACTTAGACGCTTACCTACAACAAGAAAGGAAAGAATTTAAAACCTACGATTTGTCTTGGACAAATCGTTTTGGAGCAATTGCGCCATATTTACAATTGGATTTGAAACTCCTTTGGCGTGCGAAGCGTGCAAAGAATGTCTTAATCGTCTGTGTTGTTTTTCTCGGATATGGTCTTCTATTTTACGGTAATGATAAATTAAGTGGATCAAGTATGTTGATATTCGTAGGGGTTTTTCTATCGGGTATCTTCATTATTAATTTTGGACAGTTTGTGCCGGCCTGGGATAGCAGTTATTACCCACTACTGATGAGTCAAAATATGACCATGCGGCAGTATTTGGAATCGAAGGCTATTTTGATGTATGTATCGGTAGCAATTTTAGCCATATTGAGTACACCTTATCTGTACTTTGGGTGGGATATTTTTTGGATTAATATATCTTGTGCTGTTTATAATTTAGGCATCAATGTACCGTTGATTCTTTATTTTGGATCGATGAATCGAAAGCGTATAGATCTTGATAATGGAAGCGCTTTCAACTATCAAGGAATGGGTGTCGCTCAGTGGTTGGTGGGTATTCCACTGCTTTTGATTCCTATCGCCGTCTGGTCTGTAATGAAAGCTACTGTTGGGCTTGCTGCTGCAAATGCCGCACTGGTCGCAATCGGTGTAATAGGATTTTTGCTGAAAGGACCTCTATTAAACTACATTGCAACCCTTTATACTCGCAAGAAGTACATCATGTTAAAAGGCTTTAAGGAAGTAAATAATTAA
- a CDS encoding TolC family protein — translation MRKILFYMCCLMPVLGYTQSLSVEQLWAEMTKGNAYQQKQIEKSIKNEDLQELRSNRIPVFYLDANLQRNLIIPTTPVPAIAFDPTAADGAIIPLKFATKWSSKVGVQMEWDLFDPKRGIQEQQKRLDIDRASINLEKQVQEWKIDATLAYAAVVLATEQYALAVEDSISYQKILTIVKKRYDEGREGGTEYVQAQQELERRRINLYEAWSVLVDSDLELRRFVNLDSTKVLSSNMNDIGSFAHALRVNNYELETLQLDQQMNELQQRELKKGLLPTVKVNAYLGEQFYSNEFRLDRGADWFGNSFINLALRIPLSTYLSIQPSLRKSALKQQLTELQLVEEQYDDQIRGRQKAVKIEAAVKKLASYQAIEKLSIENKSIKEKEFEAGRILLVELLQSHAAFQQAKRERWQASYDLLKISLKTE, via the coding sequence ATGAGAAAGATTTTGTTTTATATGTGCTGTTTAATGCCGGTATTAGGCTATACTCAATCTTTGAGTGTCGAGCAGTTGTGGGCTGAGATGACAAAAGGGAATGCTTATCAACAAAAACAAATCGAGAAATCAATAAAAAATGAAGATTTGCAGGAACTCCGTTCTAATCGAATTCCTGTGTTCTATCTCGATGCGAATCTGCAACGAAACCTTATTATTCCAACAACACCTGTTCCAGCTATCGCCTTTGATCCGACAGCGGCGGATGGAGCCATCATTCCACTCAAATTTGCTACAAAATGGTCTTCTAAAGTTGGTGTACAGATGGAATGGGATCTTTTTGACCCAAAACGAGGAATTCAGGAGCAGCAGAAAAGGTTGGATATCGACAGGGCAAGCATTAATTTAGAAAAACAGGTTCAAGAATGGAAAATAGATGCGACGTTAGCATACGCAGCAGTTGTGTTGGCGACCGAGCAATATGCGTTGGCGGTTGAAGATTCTATTAGCTATCAAAAAATATTGACCATTGTCAAAAAACGTTATGATGAAGGAAGAGAAGGGGGGACAGAATATGTTCAAGCTCAGCAAGAGTTAGAGCGTAGGCGAATTAATTTATATGAAGCCTGGTCAGTGTTGGTTGATTCGGATTTAGAGCTCCGTCGTTTTGTAAACTTAGATAGTACCAAAGTGCTGAGTTCAAATATGAATGATATCGGCTCATTTGCGCATGCATTACGAGTGAACAACTATGAGCTAGAAACGCTGCAACTAGATCAACAAATGAATGAGTTGCAGCAGCGAGAATTAAAGAAAGGTCTATTGCCAACGGTAAAGGTTAACGCGTATCTGGGTGAGCAGTTTTATAGCAATGAATTTCGCTTAGACCGAGGGGCAGATTGGTTTGGGAATAGCTTTATCAATCTAGCGCTTAGAATTCCATTAAGTACCTATCTTTCAATACAGCCAAGTCTGCGTAAAAGTGCATTGAAACAACAATTAACGGAGCTTCAATTGGTTGAAGAACAGTATGATGATCAAATTAGGGGTCGTCAGAAAGCAGTTAAAATTGAAGCAGCAGTGAAGAAATTGGCCTCCTATCAAGCAATAGAGAAACTTTCGATCGAAAACAAGAGTATCAAAGAAAAGGAATTTGAAGCAGGTAGAATATTACTAGTTGAACTTTTACAATCTCATGCTGCATTTCAACAGGCAAAGCGTGAGCGTTGGCAAGCGTCTTATGATTTGTTGAAAATATCCTTAAAAACGGAATAG
- a CDS encoding ABC transporter permease — MLKLAFKFIRFDRAKSVGIIVAIVISIFLIGQQLGLLFFLMGLMGNLVGNAPIQENELWIIEAQSNNINAVNSIDQRLVQEIGSLPAVDIAYPVVLAPAQATFLDGKTAAVTLVGASAPEFVMGPNADRILQGDQHSLMQPNAVSAEIFSAKTWNTELQVGKAIELNGKGATISLLTKNAQAFGASLMYTSLDNARILGNADPSKVSIVIAKLREGADKEQLRTDIQQLFPHLQAWDPQKLQSSTVKEILISSNMGMSFGTLVLFAMISGFFIIGLTLYSSALDRIKDYGTLKAIGAKKGYVNKLIVAQAFLYAIIGYIIALLLLFGFKFGVASSGLVIHISVGFALFLLFLTLLISIGGSLFAVRRISKLEPASVF, encoded by the coding sequence ATGTTAAAATTGGCCTTTAAATTTATTCGATTCGACCGCGCTAAAAGTGTTGGAATTATTGTCGCGATAGTGATTAGTATTTTCCTTATTGGCCAACAATTAGGCCTATTATTTTTTTTAATGGGGTTAATGGGCAATTTAGTAGGCAACGCTCCAATTCAGGAAAACGAACTGTGGATTATTGAAGCACAGAGCAATAATATCAATGCCGTCAATAGTATTGATCAACGGCTAGTCCAAGAAATAGGGAGTCTTCCTGCGGTCGACATAGCTTACCCTGTTGTATTAGCACCTGCACAGGCGACTTTTCTAGATGGGAAAACCGCTGCAGTGACTTTAGTTGGTGCTAGTGCACCGGAATTTGTCATGGGGCCAAATGCCGATCGCATTTTGCAAGGGGATCAACATTCTTTAATGCAGCCAAATGCTGTCTCTGCGGAAATATTTAGTGCTAAAACTTGGAATACGGAATTACAGGTTGGTAAAGCAATTGAGTTGAATGGGAAAGGAGCAACCATCAGTTTACTTACAAAAAATGCGCAAGCTTTTGGTGCTAGTTTAATGTATACATCCTTAGATAATGCTCGAATACTGGGAAATGCGGATCCGTCAAAAGTGAGTATTGTGATCGCTAAGTTGCGTGAGGGAGCTGATAAAGAACAATTAAGAACAGATATTCAGCAACTGTTCCCACATTTGCAGGCTTGGGATCCCCAGAAACTACAAAGTTCTACGGTAAAGGAGATCTTGATTAGTTCTAACATGGGGATGAGTTTTGGGACATTAGTCCTATTTGCTATGATTAGCGGTTTCTTCATTATCGGATTGACATTGTATTCATCGGCTTTAGATCGAATTAAGGACTATGGGACACTTAAAGCTATTGGCGCAAAGAAAGGTTATGTCAATAAACTTATTGTAGCACAAGCGTTCCTATACGCTATTATAGGATACATAATTGCATTATTATTATTGTTTGGTTTTAAATTTGGCGTTGCGAGCTCAGGCCTTGTTATTCATATTTCTGTAGGTTTTGCGCTGTTTTTATTATTTCTTACTTTGCTAATTTCCATTGGAGGTTCGTTATTTGCCGTTCGTAGGATTTCTAAGCTTGAACCTGCCTCCGTATTTTGA
- a CDS encoding HlyD family secretion protein, which translates to MKKTINRILSSFPIILLLLASYSCTNKKEEKQQSNAQILEAVKEIKAIGKVVSAKDWTVISSNISARIKQLYVQEGDTLGVGQLIMQLEPGNADLDVEQAQAELNSLTKENNTLRADIEKAQIYANELKEKYEVSKRLFDQEAETREHLNTDRSNWQQQELTVRGLRQKLQAQQARANEQKIQIQKVKNEKTDFEIRAASSGILTDLNAKLGQSIQSAMELGKIIDVEQTMIEAEIDELFVNDVQLNQSVLIFPVGRKDHAAKGHISYLSPVLSEKSILYETANEGQDRRVRRVKITVDEGSKLTINSKVDCTIKIR; encoded by the coding sequence ATGAAGAAGACTATAAATAGGATCTTATCTAGTTTCCCAATAATATTGCTATTACTTGCTTCTTATTCCTGCACGAATAAGAAAGAAGAAAAGCAGCAATCAAATGCGCAAATCTTGGAAGCTGTCAAAGAAATTAAGGCAATAGGTAAAGTTGTGAGTGCTAAAGATTGGACTGTCATCTCTTCCAATATCTCTGCGCGAATAAAACAATTGTATGTTCAAGAAGGTGATACTTTAGGAGTCGGGCAGCTGATCATGCAATTGGAGCCGGGTAATGCTGACTTGGATGTAGAACAGGCGCAAGCCGAGTTGAATAGCTTGACGAAAGAAAATAATACGCTTCGTGCTGACATTGAAAAGGCGCAGATTTATGCGAATGAGTTAAAGGAAAAATACGAGGTCTCCAAGCGTCTTTTTGATCAAGAGGCCGAGACTAGAGAGCATTTGAATACTGATCGCTCCAATTGGCAACAGCAGGAATTGACCGTTCGTGGCTTGCGTCAAAAACTTCAGGCGCAGCAAGCCAGGGCGAATGAGCAAAAGATTCAAATTCAAAAGGTCAAGAATGAAAAAACTGATTTTGAGATAAGGGCGGCTTCCTCGGGGATATTGACAGATTTGAACGCTAAATTAGGGCAGAGTATACAAAGCGCTATGGAATTGGGTAAAATAATCGATGTTGAACAGACCATGATTGAAGCAGAAATTGATGAGCTCTTTGTGAATGATGTTCAGCTGAATCAGTCAGTTTTAATATTTCCGGTCGGTCGTAAAGATCATGCTGCAAAGGGGCATATTTCATATTTGAGTCCTGTCTTATCCGAGAAGTCTATACTCTATGAAACGGCAAATGAAGGCCAGGATCGTCGGGTAAGGAGAGTAAAGATAACTGTAGATGAAGGGAGTAAACTGACGATCAATTCGAAGGTGGATTGCACGATAAAAATACGGTAA
- a CDS encoding ABC transporter ATP-binding protein: MKEEIVKLVAVNKIYKTGDTSITALDKTDIGFNSGELTLIMGPSGSGKTTLLSILGFVIYPTSGSVFYKGSAVTQLKENALADLRLKEIGFVFQHFNLIEPLTALENVMQPLILQGLSSSQASEKAKRALDEVGLADRYKNLPKKLSGGQKQRVSIARALVTEPAMILCDEPTASLDAKSAETIMNELKALANSGKAVIIVTHDLRLRKFADRVIFVEEGIVSNTIKNEEDYK; the protein is encoded by the coding sequence ATGAAAGAAGAAATTGTCAAGTTAGTTGCTGTAAATAAAATTTATAAAACTGGCGATACGAGCATCACTGCGCTCGATAAGACAGATATCGGTTTTAATAGTGGCGAGCTTACGTTAATTATGGGCCCATCCGGCAGTGGGAAAACTACCCTATTATCAATATTAGGTTTTGTCATTTATCCGACATCGGGTTCTGTATTTTATAAGGGCTCGGCGGTAACCCAGTTAAAAGAAAATGCTTTGGCAGACTTGCGATTGAAGGAGATAGGCTTTGTTTTCCAGCACTTTAACCTTATTGAGCCGTTAACGGCATTAGAAAACGTCATGCAACCACTAATTCTTCAAGGTCTTTCTTCTTCACAGGCTTCAGAGAAGGCAAAAAGGGCTTTAGATGAGGTCGGATTAGCAGACCGTTATAAGAATTTGCCGAAGAAATTAAGTGGAGGGCAAAAGCAACGTGTTTCTATTGCACGCGCACTTGTTACTGAACCCGCAATGATTCTGTGTGATGAACCAACAGCATCCTTAGATGCAAAGAGCGCAGAGACAATAATGAATGAACTAAAAGCTTTAGCGAATTCCGGAAAGGCTGTAATTATTGTAACTCACGATTTGCGACTTAGAAAATTTGCTGATCGCGTGATTTTTGTTGAAGAAGGGATTGTATCCAATACGATTAAAAATGAAGAAGACTATAAATAG